One segment of Neobacillus endophyticus DNA contains the following:
- a CDS encoding putative phage tail protein — MNQLQNLLGRLSNLFTKDSNSNLGHLLGSIGSQLDQVDPAQTNLEQQFSVSTATGSALDSHGKDWGLTRKASESDDDYRTRLLAQVPIYTNGPTIAAIKQIVRNFTGVDPIILEYGPDSFTMGVSPMGSFVFGDQDPFTFQIQVQNPNGMYYDETDLENAVNFAKPARSTATFIHNHNALFNGQYKLNGSMTLGG; from the coding sequence ATGAATCAATTACAAAATCTCTTAGGCCGTTTATCTAATCTTTTTACTAAAGATTCTAATTCCAATTTAGGACATTTGCTTGGTTCGATTGGTAGCCAATTAGATCAAGTAGACCCGGCTCAAACCAATTTAGAACAGCAATTTTCCGTTTCTACTGCAACAGGTAGTGCGTTAGATAGTCATGGTAAGGATTGGGGATTAACGAGAAAAGCCAGCGAGTCAGACGATGATTATCGAACTAGACTATTGGCCCAAGTGCCGATTTACACAAACGGTCCTACGATTGCTGCCATAAAACAGATTGTCCGAAATTTCACTGGGGTGGATCCGATCATTTTGGAATATGGACCAGATAGTTTCACCATGGGTGTTTCTCCCATGGGTTCTTTTGTTTTTGGAGACCAGGACCCCTTTACTTTTCAAATTCAGGTCCAAAACCCAAATGGAATGTATTATGACGAAACTGACTTGGAAAATGCCGTAAACTTTGCGAAGCCTGCCAGATCCACCGCTACTTTTATTCATAATCACAATGCGTTATTTAACGGGCAATACAAGCTAAACGGATCGATGACGTTAGGAGGGTAG
- a CDS encoding baseplate J/gp47 family protein → MFSTIIANMVTYLQTAGSKLSDFTATSILGQILSAIASAIDEIYTAITSAQQQAYVQTATDTSLDAKGADFGVTRKQATPAQWYFTFSRNVVSNQQQPIPAGTIITTIPSLGQDPITFATDADSFLGAGTLTVTVSATCQTAGSVGNIAINTPLLIGSGVPGIDGVQLLSLTNGTYGADTETDDAYRSRILAALASKAQGTVSWYQQTALTVTGVQSAKIVPQGRGSGTIDIYVVASGNAMPSQSLISSVQAAIDAGRIITDDAKVFSPTQVTVNRTINIHLASGYDPTVVTGLVQTAVSNYINSLGIGGGSLGELYESQVIKAALSVNGVVNATSADTDVSFSAYQLPQAGTITVTVV, encoded by the coding sequence ATGTTCTCTACCATCATAGCCAATATGGTCACATATTTACAAACTGCCGGTAGCAAGCTTTCAGATTTCACTGCTACTTCCATTTTAGGTCAGATTCTTTCTGCTATTGCATCTGCTATTGATGAAATTTACACAGCTATTACTTCAGCCCAGCAACAAGCCTATGTGCAAACCGCAACAGATACGTCACTGGATGCAAAGGGGGCTGATTTTGGAGTAACCCGAAAACAAGCGACACCAGCACAATGGTATTTTACGTTTAGCCGTAATGTTGTATCAAATCAGCAGCAACCGATTCCGGCTGGCACGATCATAACGACCATTCCTTCACTTGGACAAGACCCGATTACCTTTGCGACTGACGCGGATTCATTTTTAGGTGCAGGAACCTTAACAGTAACGGTTTCGGCCACTTGTCAAACAGCGGGAAGTGTCGGAAATATTGCGATTAATACTCCTTTACTCATTGGTTCTGGAGTACCTGGAATTGACGGTGTACAGCTTTTATCATTAACAAACGGCACTTATGGAGCTGATACAGAAACAGATGATGCCTATCGATCTAGGATTCTAGCTGCCCTTGCTTCAAAAGCTCAAGGAACGGTGTCCTGGTATCAGCAAACAGCGTTAACCGTTACTGGTGTTCAGTCAGCTAAAATCGTTCCACAAGGCAGAGGAAGTGGCACAATCGATATTTATGTCGTTGCTTCTGGTAATGCCATGCCAAGTCAATCTCTCATTAGTTCTGTTCAAGCGGCCATTGATGCCGGCAGGATAATTACCGATGATGCAAAAGTTTTTTCTCCAACTCAAGTGACCGTAAATCGAACAATTAACATTCATTTAGCATCTGGTTATGACCCAACGGTTGTGACTGGATTGGTTCAAACAGCCGTTTCCAATTATATTAACAGCCTTGGAATTGGCGGTGGAAGTTTAGGGGAATTGTACGAATCTCAAGTGATTAAAGCGGCTCTTAGTGTCAATGGTGTAGTGAACGCTACGAGTGCGGATACAGATGTATCCTTTTCGGCTTATCAACTACCGCAGGCAGGCACCATTACCGTGACGGTTGTGTAG
- a CDS encoding phage baseplate assembly protein V: MYIPSLNQREQHKNMIQEMMNTKAYVLDGTVTSVNTKLPYTVKVMLEPYEIETGWLKMLSPYVGEEFGIVLPPPEEGTHVRVLFDMGDINNGVVVGAAYNAVSVPPPSVNFGDAAIVHKSGSQIIMKNDGSIVFTSKGGASLTLGADKTVTINGNTTQSW; this comes from the coding sequence GTGTATATTCCCTCCCTAAATCAAAGAGAACAGCATAAGAATATGATTCAAGAAATGATGAATACGAAGGCTTATGTATTAGATGGAACCGTAACATCCGTAAATACGAAGCTTCCCTATACCGTAAAAGTGATGCTGGAGCCTTATGAAATCGAAACTGGATGGCTTAAAATGCTTTCCCCATATGTTGGGGAAGAATTCGGTATTGTATTGCCTCCTCCCGAGGAAGGAACACATGTAAGAGTCCTGTTTGATATGGGAGACATCAACAATGGAGTAGTGGTAGGAGCTGCCTATAATGCTGTATCTGTCCCTCCTCCTAGTGTGAATTTTGGGGATGCAGCCATTGTTCATAAGTCTGGAAGCCAAATCATTATGAAAAATGACGGTTCGATTGTGTTTACTTCAAAGGGTGGCGCATCGCTTACTTTGGGTGCCGATAAAACCGTAACGATTAACGGAAATACAACGCAAAGTTGGTGA